The Aspergillus chevalieri M1 DNA, chromosome 5, nearly complete sequence genome includes a region encoding these proteins:
- a CDS encoding F-box domain protein (COG:S;~EggNog:ENOG410PFA9;~InterPro:IPR001810,IPR036047,IPR032675;~PFAM:PF12937;~go_function: GO:0005515 - protein binding [Evidence IEA]), which yields MGFFSRLRKRSKSHSRNAAKCYDNLRINANSPPNGVPPVPRLGRDLTKDLPPHVLARILSAVCPHTQDDSYDTSEESMTEDGCMLCDMRDLAHCAQVCRRWTVEARKLLYSHIRIDPVHYCELEEQLAEKRKRRSFFDRNGDPIDAPQVRLQLLMRTVRENRDLGDWVLSLRMPYMTREANKAEIARTVSVLPNLRYVDLPNGIFHDDQSCHALKQELMARCPDLRRMSYRHGAEGSFSQVPGTHLWGNLEVLELSGLKIEMNVLRFSLGSFPRLRELTLEDVPLLDDSAFVVAETLPPFPPVQRLTLRDTPNVTASGLAALFSPASNRKALLNLTLSNTGVSPASLYRILDAAPQLCALSVVQSVARSFPIDKVRPLASSSLQTLHYEITPATSASFGMLPVSASYYSYLITSLTSNCLPALQELYVRDATFPENLMLAPPPRLFGGGENGPQSLAGVLSQPLNVYSKGLDELEWNFTPYEPPATRGRRDSTTRPVSFHDAHLSRSWGGGSRKSVLVGNGFGGFLAVPAEDGRPRSSGGFKRDSRSDLWR from the exons GCCAAATGCTACGACAACCTCCGCATCAATGCCAATTCCCCCCCAAACGGCGTTCCTCCCGTCCCTCGCCTTGGTCGCGATCTCACTAAAGACCTTCCTCCACATGTCCTGGCGCGTATTCTGTCCGCCGTCTGTCCGCACACCCAGGATGATTCCTACGATACCTCCGAAGAGTCCATGACCGAGGATGGCTGTATGCTCTGCGACATGCGCGACCTCGCCCATTGCGCCCAGGTATGCAGGCGATGGACCGTGGAGGCCCGGAAGTTGCT GTACTCTCACATCCGCATCGACCCAGTCCACTACTGCGAACTCGAAGAACAACTGGCCGAAAAGCGGAAACGCCGCTCCTTTTTCGATCGCAATGGCGATCCCATCGACGCGCCGCAGGTCCGGCTGCAGCTGCTTATGCGAACCGTGCGAGAAAACCGAGACTTGGGAGACTGGGTGTTGTCGCTACGGATGCCATACATGACCCGGGAGGCTAATAAGGCTGAAATCGCCCGCACTGTTTCCGTGTTGCCTAATCTCCGCTATGTCGATCTTCCCAATGGCATCTTTCATGATGACCAATCCTGCCATGCTCTGAAACAGGAGTTAATGGCGAGGTGTCCGGATCTTCGTCGCATGAGCTATCGGCATGGGGCAGAGGGGAGCTTTTCGCAGGTGCCTGGGACGCATCTTTGGGGTAATTTGGAGGTCCTGGAGTTGTCGGGGCTGAAGATCGAGATGAACGTTCTACGGTTCAGTTTGGGTTCGTTTCCGCGCTTACGGGAATTGACTCTGGAGGATGTCCCGTTGCTCGATGATTCAGCCTTCGTTGTCGCGGAGACTCTTCCTCCCTTCCCACCGGTTCAACGACTTACGCTTCGCGATACTCCGAATGTCACGGCAAGCGGGCTTGCCGCACTCTTCTCGCCAGCGTCTAATCGAAAGGCGCTGTTGAACTTGACACTGTCCAACACAGGAGTATCCCCGGCCAGCCTATACAGAATCCTGGACGCAGCACCGCAGCTCTGCGCACTGTCCGTCGTCCAAAGTGTCGCCCGATCATTCCCCATCGACAAGGTCCGCCCACTAGCATCAAGCTCCCTCCAAACGCTCCACTACGAAATTACCCCCGCCACCTCCGCCTCTTTCGGCATGCTGCCTGTCTCCGCCTCCTACTACAGCTACCTAATCACCTCTCTCACCTCCAACTGCCTCCCGGCCCTTCAAGAACTCTACGTCCGCGACGCAACCTTCCCCGAAAACCTCATGCTCGCCCCTCCACCCCGCCTCTTTGGTGGCGGCGAGAACGGGCCCCAGTCTCTGGCCGGTGTCCTCTCTCAGCCCCTCAACGTCTACAGTAAGGGTCTGGACGAATTGGAATGGAACTTCACTCCATATGAACCACCAGCCACGCGCGGCCGCCGGGACAGCACGACCCGGCCGGTGAGTTTCCACGATGCGCACCTGAGCCGGTCCTGGGGTGGTGGGTCGAGAAAGAGCGTGCTGGTCGGTAACGGTTTTGGCGGTTTCCTGGCCGTGCCGGCGGAGGATGGGCGTCCTAGGAGCAGTGGGGGGTTTAAGAGGGATAGTCGGAGTGATTTGTGGAGGTAG